A stretch of the Schistocerca serialis cubense isolate TAMUIC-IGC-003099 chromosome 2, iqSchSeri2.2, whole genome shotgun sequence genome encodes the following:
- the LOC126456751 gene encoding small conductance calcium-activated potassium channel protein 3-like translates to MPSHLPHGDAPPQPQPQPPPPPPPPPVLPRAPPALDASLQPPSASQGHAPPIASRDQLSSAMELTTAPDHMTSSRVGYPDAMEFDTSAPHVSLRAHTPHVDVHPGLAFQAFPSSPRTEWPGAGGTASPVVRLPTSSHTSTWGPPHGGRKPYLTTVRRFAGEECGVTARHHTC, encoded by the coding sequence atgccttcccatttgccccatggcgacgcgccgccgcagccgcagccgcagccgccgccgccgccgccgccgccgcctgttctcccgcgggcgccgcccgcattagacgcttcgctgcagccgccaagcgcctcccagggtcacgcgccgccgatcgcttcccgtgaccagctgtcctccgccatggaactcacgaccgctccggaccacatgacgtcatcgcgcgtcggctaccccgacgcaatggagttcgacacttcggcccctcatgtttctttacgggcgcatacaccgcatgttgacgtgcaccctggactagcttttcaggcgtttcctagctcccctcggaccgaatggccgggtgcgggtggcacagcctcgcctgttgttaggctccccacctcgtcgcatacgtcaacatggggtcctccccacggcgggcggaagccttatctcacgaccgttcgccgatttgcgggggaggaatgtggtgtcaccgccagacaccacacttgctag